The following are encoded together in the Streptomyces flavofungini genome:
- a CDS encoding ROK family transcriptional regulator: MRKRTRGHDLAALRRLNTTVVLRALHRRSPQTLAELAAGTGLSRPTVDAALEELTAQGWVIEADAGERMRGRPARRFRFRGESGYVVGADIGLHKMVLLLADLGGTVLAAERADIDPELGGGPRLALLQDGLDAFLDAHTVRRDLVLARCVGVPGVVDASGHITSVVVPEWSGVDLGRLLADGESGHTLVENDVNLAVLAERWQGAATLAGDVVCVLTGHRVACSITIGGQLHRGGRGGAGELGLLPLLGMGSAHEALAWKDGLRDGESEVAALARAADAEDPRALDAIADFADRITPGIAALALALDPELVVLTGGATPLGAHLVPLLEERLRPLTLHVPRIALSSLGERGVALGAVRKALDRVEEELLADPVG, encoded by the coding sequence ATGCGAAAACGGACGCGCGGCCACGACCTGGCCGCCCTGCGCCGCCTCAACACCACCGTCGTCCTGCGCGCCCTGCACCGCCGCAGCCCCCAGACCCTCGCCGAACTCGCCGCGGGCACCGGCCTGTCCAGGCCCACCGTGGACGCGGCCCTGGAGGAACTCACCGCGCAGGGCTGGGTGATCGAGGCCGACGCGGGGGAGCGGATGCGGGGGCGCCCGGCGCGGCGGTTCCGGTTCCGGGGCGAGTCCGGGTACGTCGTCGGCGCCGACATCGGGCTGCACAAGATGGTGCTGCTCCTCGCCGACCTCGGCGGCACCGTCCTCGCCGCCGAACGCGCGGACATCGACCCGGAGTTGGGCGGTGGCCCGCGCCTCGCCCTGCTCCAGGACGGCCTCGACGCCTTCCTCGACGCCCACACCGTGCGCCGCGACCTGGTGCTCGCCCGCTGCGTCGGGGTGCCCGGAGTGGTGGACGCGAGCGGCCACATCACCTCCGTCGTGGTGCCCGAGTGGTCCGGCGTCGACCTCGGCCGTCTCCTCGCCGACGGCGAGAGCGGCCACACGCTCGTCGAGAACGACGTGAACCTCGCCGTGCTCGCCGAGCGCTGGCAGGGCGCCGCGACCCTCGCCGGGGACGTGGTCTGCGTCCTGACGGGACACCGCGTCGCGTGCAGCATCACCATCGGCGGGCAGCTGCACCGCGGCGGCCGGGGCGGCGCGGGCGAACTGGGCCTGCTGCCGCTGCTCGGCATGGGCAGCGCGCACGAAGCCCTCGCCTGGAAGGACGGGCTGCGGGACGGCGAGTCCGAGGTGGCCGCGCTCGCCCGCGCGGCCGACGCCGAGGATCCGCGCGCCCTCGACGCCATAGCGGACTTCGCCGACCGCATCACCCCCGGCATCGCCGCCCTCGCCCTGGCCCTGGACCCCGAACTCGTCGTCCTCACCGGCGGCGCCACCCCCCTCGGTGCCCACCTCGTGCCCCTCCTGGAGGAACGGCTGCGGCCCCTGACGCTGCACGTGCCCCGGATCGCGCTGAGTTCCCTCGGCGAGCGCGG
- a CDS encoding SAM-dependent methyltransferase, whose amino-acid sequence MTAVPPAAEGLGSPTERATPATTGPTPATTALDTGTPHPARVYDWFLGGTDHYAADADLGRQLVALDASTKYCARHNRWFMQRATRHLAGAAGIRQFLDLGSGIPTEPNLHRVAQSLAPDARVVYVDNDPIVLAHAEPLMAGTATGASTFLQADVREPDRILELAASVLDFDEPIALSLIALLHFVSDEDGAQEIVARLVDALAPGSHLVLSQMAGDWIPERTDRAVQMYEAGGVTLVPRSREEVLRLFAGFELLDPGLVWPPDWRPDLGVAEVRDGTEVPLYAGVGRKG is encoded by the coding sequence ATGACCGCAGTCCCGCCCGCCGCCGAAGGACTCGGCTCCCCCACCGAAAGAGCCACACCCGCCACCACCGGACCCACGCCCGCCACCACGGCGCTCGACACCGGCACCCCGCACCCCGCCCGCGTCTACGACTGGTTCCTCGGCGGTACGGACCACTACGCGGCGGACGCGGACCTCGGTCGGCAACTGGTCGCCCTCGACGCGAGCACCAAGTACTGCGCCCGGCACAACCGCTGGTTCATGCAGCGCGCCACCCGCCACCTCGCGGGCGCCGCCGGGATACGCCAGTTCCTCGACCTCGGCAGCGGCATACCGACCGAGCCGAACCTGCACCGCGTCGCGCAATCCCTCGCACCGGACGCGCGCGTCGTGTACGTGGACAACGACCCGATCGTCCTCGCGCACGCCGAGCCGCTGATGGCCGGGACCGCCACGGGCGCGAGCACCTTCCTCCAGGCGGACGTCCGCGAGCCCGACCGGATCCTGGAACTCGCCGCGTCCGTCCTGGACTTCGACGAACCGATCGCCCTCTCCCTGATCGCCCTGCTGCACTTCGTCAGCGACGAGGACGGGGCACAGGAGATCGTCGCCCGCCTCGTCGACGCCCTCGCGCCGGGCAGCCACCTGGTGCTCTCCCAGATGGCGGGCGACTGGATCCCCGAGCGCACCGACCGCGCCGTGCAGATGTACGAGGCGGGCGGCGTCACCCTGGTGCCCCGCTCCCGGGAAGAGGTCCTGCGCCTCTTCGCCGGTTTCGAGCTCCTGGACCCCGGCCTCGTCTGGCCGCCCGACTGGCGCCCGGACCTCGGCGTGGCGGAGGTGCGGGACGGGACGGAGGTGCCGTTGTACGCGGGGGTGGGGCGGAAGGGGTGA
- a CDS encoding mechanosensitive ion channel family protein — MDRALTLHDWTVAGIAVFCGLAAALLSRTTLRWLGERASRTRWGGDDVIVDAARALVPCAAIAGGLAAAAAALPLTPRTGRTVTLVLSALLILAATVTAARIVAGLVKSLAQSRSGVAGSATIFVNISRVVVLAIGCLVVLQTLGVSIAPLLTALGVGGLAVALALQDTLANLFAGVHILAAKTVQPGDYIELTSGEEGYVVDINWRNTSVRNLSNNLVIIPNAKLAGTNMTNYSRPEQELSIMVQAGVGYDADLDRVEQVTIEVVDEVMKDITGAVPDHEAAIRFHTFGDSRIGFTVILGVGEFSDQYRIKHEFIKRLHRRYRAEGIPVPAPTRTVTVRQGELPALIPHQRDEGRV, encoded by the coding sequence ATGGACCGAGCCCTCACCCTGCACGACTGGACCGTGGCCGGGATCGCGGTGTTCTGCGGGCTCGCCGCGGCGCTGCTGTCGCGGACGACGCTGCGGTGGCTCGGGGAGCGGGCCAGCCGTACCCGGTGGGGCGGGGACGACGTCATCGTCGACGCCGCCCGCGCGCTCGTGCCGTGTGCGGCGATCGCGGGCGGGCTCGCGGCGGCGGCGGCCGCGCTGCCGCTGACACCGCGTACCGGACGTACCGTCACGCTCGTGCTGTCGGCGCTGCTGATTCTCGCAGCCACGGTCACCGCGGCGCGGATCGTCGCGGGGCTCGTCAAGTCGCTGGCGCAGTCACGCTCCGGCGTGGCGGGCTCGGCGACCATATTCGTGAACATCAGCCGGGTCGTGGTGCTGGCCATCGGCTGTCTGGTGGTGCTGCAGACGCTCGGTGTCTCCATCGCTCCGCTGCTGACCGCCCTCGGCGTGGGGGGTCTCGCGGTCGCGCTCGCCCTCCAGGACACGCTCGCGAACCTGTTCGCGGGCGTGCACATCCTCGCCGCGAAGACCGTGCAGCCGGGCGACTACATCGAGCTGACCAGCGGTGAGGAGGGCTACGTCGTCGACATCAACTGGCGCAACACCTCGGTGCGCAACCTCTCCAACAACCTCGTCATCATCCCGAACGCCAAGCTCGCGGGCACCAACATGACCAACTACAGCCGCCCCGAACAGGAGCTGTCGATCATGGTGCAGGCGGGCGTCGGCTACGACGCCGACCTCGACCGGGTCGAGCAGGTCACCATCGAGGTCGTCGACGAGGTCATGAAGGACATCACCGGGGCCGTCCCCGACCACGAGGCCGCCATCCGCTTCCACACGTTCGGGGACTCCCGGATCGGCTTCACGGTGATCCTGGGCGTCGGCGAGTTCAGCGACCAGTACCGGATCAAGCACGAGTTCATCAAGCGGCTGCACCGGCGCTACCGCGCGGAGGGCATCCCCGTCCCCGCCCCGACGCGGACGGTGACCGTGCGCCAGGGCGAGCTTCCCGCGCTCATCCCCCACCAGCGGGACGAGGGTCGGGTCTGA
- a CDS encoding family 2B encapsulin nanocompartment shell protein, whose translation MTDRLSLSPDSARQLATATKTAPQMRGTTPRYLLRALPWVDLKSGVYRVNRRRTFVLGDDRISTHTDGGSTRVIPGDLRELPYLRDADESCLTELAGAFSEVHFEAGQVLAQEGDPAERLWIIVQGRAEKRVTGRYGEEQLIEVIGDGQFFDLGAWTREQQTPYRVQALTPGTALCADRSALAALADRDERVRSSMTAYVSGNGVRPGAEVPVDLTSGHVGEPDLPATYVDYEDAPREYHMTLAQTILRVHTRVHDVYSGDVDQTRQQALLTIEALRERQEAALLNHPEFGLFHSVAPGQRVQTRTGSPTPDDLDELLAKVWKQPSFFLAHPKAIAAFGRECTRRGVPPVTDSRFGSPLLTWRGVPLLPSDKVPFSNGVGGNGSAAAVGTTEILLMRMGEADRGVVGLRPAEVADEVEPGLSMRNMGTDQKGISSYLMTAYFNTAVLVEDAIAVLQNVEVNNYHDYS comes from the coding sequence GTGACCGATCGCCTTTCGCTCTCTCCGGATTCAGCACGGCAACTCGCGACCGCCACCAAGACCGCGCCGCAGATGCGCGGCACCACCCCGCGCTATCTGCTGCGCGCCCTGCCCTGGGTGGACCTCAAGTCCGGTGTGTACCGCGTGAACCGGCGCCGCACCTTCGTGCTCGGCGACGACCGGATCAGCACCCACACCGACGGCGGCTCCACCCGCGTCATACCCGGCGACCTGCGCGAACTGCCGTACCTGCGGGACGCCGACGAGTCCTGCCTGACCGAACTCGCGGGCGCCTTCAGCGAGGTCCACTTCGAGGCCGGGCAGGTCCTCGCCCAGGAGGGCGACCCCGCCGAGCGGCTGTGGATCATCGTGCAGGGCCGCGCCGAGAAGCGGGTGACAGGCCGCTACGGCGAGGAACAGCTGATCGAGGTCATCGGAGACGGCCAGTTCTTCGACCTCGGCGCCTGGACCCGCGAGCAGCAGACGCCCTACCGCGTGCAGGCCCTGACCCCCGGTACCGCCCTGTGCGCCGACCGCAGCGCCCTGGCCGCGCTCGCCGACCGCGACGAGCGGGTCCGCTCCTCGATGACCGCGTACGTCTCCGGCAACGGCGTCCGGCCCGGCGCCGAGGTCCCCGTCGACCTCACCTCCGGCCACGTCGGCGAGCCCGACCTGCCGGCCACCTACGTCGACTACGAGGACGCGCCGCGCGAGTACCACATGACGCTCGCGCAGACGATCCTGCGCGTCCACACCCGCGTCCACGACGTCTACAGCGGCGACGTCGACCAGACCCGCCAGCAGGCGCTGCTCACCATCGAGGCGCTGCGCGAGCGACAGGAGGCGGCGCTGCTCAACCACCCGGAGTTCGGCCTCTTCCACAGCGTCGCGCCGGGCCAGCGCGTGCAGACGCGCACCGGCTCGCCGACCCCCGACGACCTCGACGAGCTGCTCGCCAAGGTGTGGAAGCAGCCCAGCTTCTTCCTCGCGCACCCGAAGGCCATCGCCGCGTTCGGCCGCGAATGCACGCGGCGGGGTGTGCCCCCGGTGACGGACAGCCGCTTCGGCAGCCCGCTGCTGACCTGGCGCGGGGTTCCGCTCCTGCCGTCGGACAAGGTGCCGTTCAGCAACGGCGTCGGCGGCAACGGCTCGGCCGCGGCCGTCGGCACCACGGAGATCCTGCTCATGCGGATGGGCGAGGCCGACCGGGGCGTGGTCGGGCTGCGGCCCGCCGAGGTCGCCGACGAGGTCGAACCCGGTCTGTCCATGCGGAACATGGGCACCGACCAGAAGGGCATCAGCTCGTACCTGATGACGGCGTACTTCAACACGGCGGTCCTCGTCGAGGACGCCATCGCGGTGCTCCAGAACGTCGAGGTGAACAACTACCATGACTACTCCTGA
- a CDS encoding cysteine desulfurase, with amino-acid sequence MTTPDLRALLRSPEQVPSPTATAAAGAPAIPAGTPTAATTVPAAPPTDLTGLSDPTGLSDPSGLSGLATATTGAFSPEAARKDVPILHRTVNGHPLVWLDNGATTQKPRQVIEAVSAYYSAANSNIHRGAHTMAREATELYEAGRGAVARFLGAPSPDTVMFVRGTTEAINLVAQSWGRAHLGPGDDILVPVLEHHSDIVPWQLIAEETRARVVPVPLTPDGEIDQAEYADLLSARTQMVVISQASNVLGTVPPVREMAALAHRYGAKVLVDGAQAVAHMPVDVTELGADFYAFSGHKLFAPTGIGALYATPQAMAEMRPWQGGGNMIESVSFERTTFAAMPHMMEAGTGHISGVVGLLAAIDWLRGFDRSAVAAYEQELMAYAMQAMATVPGLEVIGSAAERIAVLTFTMAGHDPAAIADWLDRDGIAVRAGHHCAQPALAHYGLESAARASFALYNTSDEVDQLVASLRRLGQSGQGAPAQQA; translated from the coding sequence ATGACTACTCCTGATCTCAGGGCGCTGCTGCGTTCCCCTGAGCAGGTGCCGTCGCCGACGGCCACCGCGGCCGCCGGGGCCCCGGCGATACCCGCCGGGACGCCCACCGCGGCCACGACCGTGCCCGCCGCGCCCCCGACCGACCTGACCGGCCTCTCTGACCCGACCGGCCTCTCCGACCCGTCCGGTCTCTCCGGTCTCGCCACCGCGACCACCGGCGCCTTCTCGCCCGAGGCCGCCCGCAAGGACGTCCCGATCCTGCACCGCACCGTCAACGGCCATCCGCTCGTCTGGCTCGACAACGGGGCGACCACGCAGAAGCCCCGGCAGGTGATCGAGGCCGTCAGCGCGTACTACAGCGCGGCCAACTCCAACATCCACCGCGGCGCGCACACCATGGCACGCGAGGCCACGGAGCTGTACGAGGCGGGGCGGGGCGCGGTGGCCCGGTTCCTGGGGGCACCCTCGCCCGACACGGTCATGTTCGTGCGGGGCACCACCGAGGCGATCAACCTGGTGGCGCAGAGCTGGGGCCGGGCGCACCTCGGCCCGGGGGACGACATCCTCGTGCCCGTCCTGGAGCACCACTCGGACATCGTCCCCTGGCAGTTGATCGCCGAGGAGACGCGGGCCCGGGTCGTACCCGTGCCGCTGACGCCGGACGGCGAGATCGACCAGGCCGAGTACGCCGACCTGCTGTCCGCGCGCACCCAGATGGTCGTGATCAGCCAGGCCTCGAACGTGCTCGGCACCGTGCCGCCGGTGCGTGAGATGGCGGCGCTGGCTCACCGCTACGGCGCGAAGGTCCTGGTGGACGGCGCGCAGGCGGTGGCCCACATGCCGGTGGACGTCACGGAGTTGGGCGCGGACTTCTACGCCTTCTCCGGGCACAAGCTGTTCGCTCCCACGGGCATCGGCGCCCTGTACGCGACGCCGCAGGCCATGGCGGAGATGCGGCCCTGGCAGGGCGGCGGCAACATGATCGAGTCGGTGAGCTTCGAGCGGACGACGTTCGCGGCGATGCCGCACATGATGGAGGCGGGGACCGGCCACATCTCCGGTGTGGTCGGCCTGCTGGCGGCGATCGACTGGCTGCGCGGCTTCGACCGGAGCGCGGTGGCGGCGTACGAGCAGGAGCTCATGGCGTACGCGATGCAGGCGATGGCGACCGTCCCGGGCCTGGAGGTGATCGGGTCGGCGGCCGAGCGGATCGCGGTGCTCACCTTCACGATGGCGGGCCACGATCCGGCAGCGATCGCGGACTGGCTGGACCGGGACGGGATCGCGGTCCGCGCGGGCCACCACTGCGCGCAGCCCGCGCTCGCGCACTACGGCCTGGAGTCGGCGGCCCGCGCCTCGTTCGCGCTGTACAACACCTCGGACGAGGTGGACCAGTTGGTGGCGTCGCTGCGGCGGCTCGGCCAGTCCGGTCAGGGCGCCCCGGCGCAGCAGGCGTGA
- a CDS encoding ABC transporter ATP-binding protein, producing the protein MTARPEPALTARDIHKAYGRHQVLRGVDLTVEPGQLVAVVGENGSGKSTLLKAIAGTLRVDRGEVSLGGTLGYCPQDPVLNANLTVDQHLRYFAAAHRLADLDRADELVRLLGYDKYRDTAAGELSGGTRQKLNLTLALLHDPDVLLLDEPYQGFDWETYLRFWDLVDQLHERDKAVVVITHLVFEQERFDVLADLVDGRLTHRDTAVKEPSHAGA; encoded by the coding sequence ATGACCGCACGGCCCGAACCCGCACTCACCGCCCGGGACATCCACAAGGCCTACGGCCGACATCAGGTGCTGCGCGGAGTGGACCTCACGGTCGAGCCCGGGCAACTGGTCGCGGTCGTGGGCGAGAACGGCTCCGGCAAGTCGACGCTCCTCAAGGCGATCGCGGGCACCCTGCGCGTCGACCGGGGCGAGGTCTCCCTCGGCGGCACGCTCGGCTACTGCCCGCAGGACCCCGTCCTCAACGCCAACCTCACCGTCGACCAGCACCTGCGCTACTTCGCCGCCGCCCACCGCCTCGCCGACCTGGACCGCGCGGACGAACTGGTGCGCCTGCTGGGCTACGACAAGTACCGCGACACCGCGGCGGGCGAGCTGTCCGGCGGCACCCGCCAGAAGCTCAACCTCACCCTCGCGCTCCTGCACGACCCGGACGTCCTGCTCCTCGACGAGCCGTACCAGGGCTTCGACTGGGAGACCTACCTACGCTTCTGGGACCTCGTCGACCAACTGCACGAGCGGGACAAGGCCGTCGTCGTCATCACCCACCTCGTCTTCGAGCAGGAGCGCTTCGACGTCCTCGCCGACCTCGTCGACGGCCGTCTGACGCACCGTGACACGGCAGTGAAGGAGCCCAGCCATGCCGGCGCCTGA
- a CDS encoding TetR/AcrR family transcriptional regulator: protein MRSMPEDRTTRAVIRDEALRLFAVHGPDVVTVRQIATAAGVSPGLVVHHFRSKDGLRQEVDQYVIKVFEGMLSELTGENGPELLDESGAAARSLGEVFLRHLPVGSPLPGYLRRLLLSDTEAGRGLFRRLYAMSRETLDDLAESGAADRGHDPQVRAALLLVNDLSVFLLRDQLTGVLGVDPLSAAGLARWGPELLSIYAGGLNATPQAPQAEGGQA, encoded by the coding sequence ATGCGTTCAATGCCCGAGGATCGCACCACGCGGGCGGTCATCAGAGACGAGGCCCTGCGCCTCTTCGCCGTGCACGGCCCCGACGTGGTGACCGTCCGGCAGATCGCCACGGCGGCCGGTGTCTCACCGGGGCTCGTGGTGCACCACTTCCGCTCCAAGGACGGCCTGCGCCAGGAGGTCGACCAGTACGTCATCAAGGTCTTCGAGGGCATGCTCAGCGAGCTGACCGGCGAGAACGGTCCGGAGCTGCTCGACGAGTCGGGGGCCGCCGCGCGCTCACTCGGCGAGGTCTTCCTGCGCCACCTGCCGGTCGGCTCCCCCCTGCCCGGCTATCTGCGCAGGCTCCTGCTGTCCGACACGGAGGCGGGCCGCGGCCTGTTCCGGCGGCTGTACGCGATGAGCAGGGAGACGCTGGACGACCTCGCCGAGTCGGGCGCCGCCGACAGGGGCCACGATCCCCAGGTCCGCGCCGCGCTGCTGCTGGTCAACGACCTCTCGGTGTTCCTGCTCCGCGACCAGCTGACCGGGGTGCTCGGCGTCGACCCGCTGTCGGCGGCGGGCCTGGCCCGCTGGGGCCCGGAGCTCCTGAGCATCTACGCGGGCGGGCTGAACGCGACTCCCCAGGCACCCCAAGCAGAAGGAGGCCAGGCATGA
- a CDS encoding AfsR/SARP family transcriptional regulator, producing MHIHVLGPVSVATDGKLHGIQANKVRAMLATLALDAGRAVAHGDLADELWAGQPLGNTRNALQAHATRLRKVLDGHRLDAHRPCRRGGTVLRAVRGGYLLDVPPGSVDGDRFLDLATRGAAALPVAPERAIELLQAALELWRGPALLDAGDGLRCRGAAALFDERRLTVREDLIRARLAVGDAARAVAELRRLVAQHPLRERFCELLMLGLYRTGRQAEALELFHVTRRRLDEELGVRPGIVLQRRHTEILSQDPALSLSTATAAT from the coding sequence ATGCACATCCATGTCCTGGGGCCTGTTTCCGTGGCCACGGACGGGAAACTCCACGGAATCCAGGCCAACAAGGTGCGGGCCATGCTGGCCACGCTCGCCCTCGACGCGGGTCGCGCCGTCGCGCACGGGGACCTCGCCGACGAGCTGTGGGCGGGCCAGCCGCTCGGCAACACCCGCAACGCGCTCCAGGCGCACGCCACCCGGCTGCGCAAGGTGCTCGACGGACACCGGCTCGACGCTCACCGACCGTGCCGTCGCGGCGGGACCGTCCTGCGCGCGGTGCGCGGCGGCTACCTGCTGGATGTGCCGCCGGGGTCCGTCGACGGCGACCGCTTCCTGGACCTGGCCACGCGCGGCGCGGCGGCGCTGCCCGTGGCCCCCGAGCGCGCGATCGAGCTGCTCCAGGCCGCACTCGAGCTGTGGCGGGGGCCCGCGCTGCTCGACGCGGGCGACGGGCTGCGCTGCCGGGGCGCGGCCGCGCTCTTCGACGAGCGGCGCCTGACGGTCCGTGAGGATCTGATCAGGGCCCGGCTCGCGGTCGGCGACGCCGCCCGCGCGGTGGCCGAGCTGCGCCGCCTGGTGGCTCAGCACCCGCTGCGCGAGCGCTTCTGCGAGCTCCTGATGCTCGGCCTGTACCGCACCGGCCGGCAGGCGGAGGCCCTTGAGCTGTTCCATGTGACGCGGCGGCGGCTCGACGAGGAGCTCGGCGTGCGGCCGGGAATCGTGCTCCAGCGTCGGCACACGGAAATCCTCTCGCAGGACCCGGCGCTTTCCCTTTCAACCGCCACAGCGGCCACGTGA